In Dyadobacter subterraneus, a single genomic region encodes these proteins:
- a CDS encoding helix-turn-helix transcriptional regulator, giving the protein MKNRIRIERAILNITQADLAELVQVSRQTINAIEAGKYSPTLALGMKIAQQFEKTVNEVFELEEGD; this is encoded by the coding sequence ATGAAAAACAGAATAAGAATTGAACGTGCCATTTTGAATATTACCCAGGCCGATCTCGCCGAACTTGTTCAAGTATCACGACAAACAATTAATGCCATCGAAGCCGGAAAATATTCCCCAACGCTGGCACTGGGAATGAAGATTGCCCAACAATTTGAAAAGACTGTAAATGAAGTTTTTGAGTTAGAGGAAGGGGATTGA